The following DNA comes from Pithys albifrons albifrons isolate INPA30051 chromosome 17, PitAlb_v1, whole genome shotgun sequence.
GTTGTCAAGCACATTAAGCAGTGAACAAGATCAGAATTTTATCAACCACTCGGGTCCCACTTTGGAAGGAGACCTCTTGGAGATAAGTCCACCAAGCCACATAGACTCGAGCGTAATCAGCAACGGCGCAGGGACTCTGGATGTGAACATTGATGAAATTGGAGAAGACATTGTGCCTTATCCCAGAAAAATCACCCTTATTAAACAACTAGCCAAAAGTGTCATTGTGGGCTGGGAGCCGCCGGTAGTGCCCCCCGGCTGGGGAACCATTAGCAGCTACAACGTGCTGGTGGACAAAGAGATCCGCATGAACGTCGCCTTGGGCAGCAGAACGAAAGCGCTGATAGAAAAGCTCAACATCTCTGCGTGTACCTACAGAATCTCCATCCAGAGCATCACCAACAAGGGCAACTCCGACGAGCTGCAGTGCACTTTGTTGGTTGGGAAGGATGTCATAGTAGCCCCCTCTAACCTGAAAGTGGACAATATAACCCAGATTTCTGCTGAGCTGTCCTGGCTCCCTACAAATAGTAATTACAGTCATGTCATCTTTCTCAATGAAGAAGAATTTGACATTGTCAAGGCTGCTAGCTACAAGTACcacttttttaatttgaagCCCAATATGGCCTACAAGGTGAAGGTCATGGCAAAGCCCCATCAGATGCCCTGGCAGCTTCCCTTGGAACAACgagaaaaaaaggaagcctTTGTGGAATTTTCTACATTGCCAGCAGGTTTGGTATTTTTCTCTCTACCCCAAAACTCTCCAGTTAAGTTTTTATGAAAATGCTAGATAAAATAACTTCATCTTTAACTTTCTGCTCTAATCTCTGTCACTTTCATGAGCAGAATAGAGATTATTagattgcttttaaaattaattcctgCCCTACGTTATTGTCTTCTTGGTTCCTGGGTAGGGACAGATGCATTTTTGGGAGATAAACTCCAGATCATCATCTCAGATACTACGCTAAGTGTTTTATCAGATTAAtctccatttttatttaatttgtccAGTTATAATGTTTCTggtaataatttattttcattggtGTGAACAACACTGGGAGAAAAAaggttttacttcttttttctgttatttgtgTGTCTTAAAGAGCCCTTTTTACAGACATTTTCTcaaatgaaaagcagcagagatctCTAAGAGGACCACAGAGTCGTTTAGGGGTTGTAAATGCATTTTGGTCGTGAAGTTGTGATCATACTGCACAATGTAAAGTCAACAAATCCATTGTGTTTTGAAAAGTCTGAGGTTTTCTCCCACCTGACTTTTACTTTAGGAATGGTGGTAAGTGTTGTGAGTCGTTTCCCATTATTTAAGAACATTGAAGTAATGTTGAAAACTGGAGCAGAAATAATGTAGTGAATTAAAGGATAATCTCATGATTTTTGGGGTGTATGGCAGTACCTGAAAAAACCTGAGCATCTGTCCTTATAGATTAACCAACCCAAGGTCATCTCATCAAGGACAAGTAGGAGACTCCTTATATATCCTGTCTTTTAGATCCCTGAATGcctctggagcagggacagatgAGTACAAGTGGCTCTTGGGAAGCAGAATGTCAGTAGCATGTCCTGAGCTGTGGTTATTCACTCCCTGCTGGGATTTGATTCCAGCAAAGGGGCAGGAATTGGTTCTGGTCTCCTCCTTTGCTTGTGTGACTTTTTTGTGAGGAGACAGACAGGACAGCAATGCTGCTTGAGTAGAGAGGGAGTTAAGCTTGTATGTCTTTCCCTTTTTGATGCTGTCGATTTATAAAAGTTTCAGTAAAATGTCCTCAGCTCACACATTGACTCTTTTGTCTGGAGTCACTGCAGTGAGGGAATTGGTGGTGCTGTTGTAGAATCTCTGGGAGGGGCATTTCAACCTTGAGATGTGTCCTGGGGGAGATGGGAGGCACTGCCTGGGTGCTGGCTTGAGCTTATTGTAGACTTTTTTACTATTTGGGAAAGGCCTTTTGAGtaaaggtttttttcaggaCAAACTCTTACCATGCTGTATCTCCCTCTAGTTGCTGAAGTGTGTGAAGCAATTCATGGGCTGttctctgctgagcagctgaaATGCAGTGGAGCCTCAGCTTTTAGATTCAGAGATCCCAGAGTCTTCCCCACTCCCTCATTACACAGAAAGCATTTTTACAGAAGCATGTCAACTTTTCACTGttacacagcaaaataaaatagcaaCTGCTGAAGCAATTAGTGGCTGAGGCCTGTATTTCAGAAGCTATtagaacaaaggaaaaggatGTCCATGAAATCACAGTCTGTGATGGGAGTTATCAACATAGCTgtgcttttgtcttgcaaatATTGCTGGCTTTGAGGAATCACATCTCTCTTCTTTTAAACTAcagttaaaagaaagaaattacttgactaatgctggggtttttttctcagtctctgGATTATTTTTCCACCTTAAATACCTTCAGTGCTCACTTTATTTGAAGCTGAGAAGCTCTGGTCTTTACTGGTGGGTTTGGTGATACACCCTTACAGAAAAGGATATCATCAGCCGTTTGTCCCAGAAAAGGAATGGGGATCagagaatgttttaaaattttcacaCTGTATCAaactcagggttttttttggagAATACATTAAGCAAAAATGACCTTGAGGCAGCTGCTCACATTTCAAAGCTGGAGAGAGCAGTTGCATGTAAAGTGCAGGACAATTAGGGATCaccttttcattttcccctttGCACAGATATATCACGTTTTGCATGATTTATACTGAAAACACATTGTTTCCTGTCAGACCAAAGCTGAGTGGCAGCTCTTCAGCTGCTGAGCAATTGAACTCCTTTTCTTGATTCATCAAAACATTGGAATTGcttaaattaaaatagaaatagttcTCTCTTGGACACTCAGAtctaaaaacagaaataagtgCAGGATCAGGACCCATGGGACTGTTATGGTTTTTCAGCTATTTCTTGTGAAAAAACCCAAGGGGACCAAAGtagagcagaattccaaaccaaactTATGGTGATGGCCAGGACTATCAAAAGTTATCAAGAATAATTTCCCATTTAATGATAGGGGGAAATAGAAACCATGCTAAGCCTTAGGCATCACACTTTATTAAACCTGTCTCTGCCACAGTCTCTGAAGGTCAAGACATACTCCCTGGGGATTGTTGCGTTGTGGGAGAATGGAAGGAAAGTGGCTTCTCCTGCAGGAGCAAATTAATGTCATTGTCATTGACAAGATACTGGGTTAGAGCAGATGCATCCTTTCTTGTAAGCTGAGCAGCCTTGCTGGATTGGGAATGCTGGCTGTCAATAAAATAGGATGGTTAGGAAAGCTGAAATTCAATCCTAAACCAGGATCTGTCTTGGCCAAAAATAGTAGTAGGTCAATTTGCATACTTTGGACTTGCAAGTTAAAAATACTTGCAAGGAGATGGTATAAGCAAAAATTTCCTGTTGTGCCTGAACATGaccataattttctttccatgccCACTAGACAATGAAATTCAGGGTCAGCAAACTACTGAAATGCACTGGCAGTTTGCCAGCAAACTGGCTGAGGCTTGTGTGGTATTTACACATGTATGATGCAGAGTTAAAATATTTGTGGCCTTTTTAGAGGATGAACAGGAATTGGTTGTGCTTAGTTCACTGGGAAAAGCAAATTCACTGCAATCAAGGTTTGTGTTCTCCTGGCTGTTCCACAGAGAtggctccagctgagccctgctTGTGAGATGCTTTAGCATGAGACACTTCTCAGGGTTTGGCTGCTAAATTAACAAGatgctaaaaaaaataatgaactaATAATCTCTATGATATTTTTACTTTGGCCAAAGTAGAACTATTTATAGTAGGGTAATGTCTTTTAATTAAGGATGTATTTGGTGTGCTGTTACACCAACATGCTGTAAATGCCTTAAGAGGTTAGtggatgtattttttaattcagtgcaGAGAGAAGACTGAGACCAGTTGTCCTTTACCCAGCGTGCTGCTGGTGGAAAATGTTGAAGTTTCAGCTTGCAGTCCACATTGCACCTTAGTTCACTGTGCCACTGGCCCTTGAATTGTGACTTGGAGCCACTGATAGtccaaagaaacagaatttggAAGTGATTTCTGAGTATGTAGAGTGCACTGAGTGCAGATATATATACCAAAAGTAATTTAGTCACTTACAGCAGTTTTCCACTAACAGTGCCAATCTCGGGCCTTTTTCTGTTAACATGTCCTGCTTTCAGAGTatcagctctgcagcctgggaggtTAAAAACAGATCCAGAGCAAGGTGCAAGTCCAGGCTATCTTGCAAAGAAATATATCTTAGTTATGGTTGTAAGCTGAGGGTCAGTTCCTGCACCATGACCTGCTGAGCCTGTGCTTCTGGTTTTATGTAACAACTGGAACAAGGATATTTTGTCTTCTTAAcaaatgatatttaaaaaaccccattctTTGAGATTTGTAGTTTCCAGCAACAGTGACCACTCCCATCTTCCTCAGGTCCTCCAGCTCCCCCTCAAGATGTCACTGTCCGGGCTGGGTCCACCCCAGGAACCATCCAGGTGTCCTGGAAACCCCCGACTCTGACGGCGACAGGGACGTCCCACGGCGCCAATGTCACAGGTTATGGTGTTTATGCCAAAGGGCAGCGGGTGAGTCCTCCTTCAGCACCACAGAGACCAACTACCTCAGGGGAATTTCagctggcagggaaaggcacCAGTGAAGATGTGACAGCCCTCAGGTGTCTGCAGGGGGCTCTCAGCTTTCAGTAGACCACATTCTGTTGCTTGTGCATAACTTGCTCATTAGTTTCCTTTCTAGAAGCACTTCAGCTTTAGGCTGAAGGTGTTGAACGGATTAAAGACAAGTGGTGATGAGTGGTGTGGAGCCCTGATGTGGGCTCTGGCAGCCCACTCTGAATTGGCAATAGTTCACTCCATGTTAAGACTTTGAAGGTTGTACTTCAGTGTGGCTGAGGGGAGGGAAGCAGATGTTTGGGTGCTCAgaagttgtttgtttgtgtaCCCAGGTGGCAGAGGTGATCTTTCCAACAGCAGAGAACACACTGGTGGAGCTACTGAGACTAAAGAGTTTGGAAGCAAAGGAAGTTACTGTTCGAACACTCTCTGCACAAGGGGAATCAGTGGACTCTTCTGTTGCTGCCATTCCATCTGACCTCCTGGTGCCTCCAACCCCTCACCCCAGAACTGCTCCCAAATCTAAGCCATTAGCAAGTGCCGGAGCCCCAGAAACCAAAGAAGAACATTTAGGTCCACATTTGAAAATGGATGAGTCGTGGGAGCAGACTCGTTCGGCAtcccctgcccatggacacacacTGGAGCCCCCCAGCTTCCACGGCAGGAGGTCTCCATCGCCCAACCGGATCCTCCCTCAGCCCCAAGGCACACCCGTCCCACACACTGTCGCAAAAGCCATGGCCAGAGAAGCTGCCCAGAGGGTTGCTGAGAGCAACAGGGTAATGGCAAACTTTTTCTTAAGGttttttttgggttggttttatttattgtgGCACTTTCCCATCAAAAGAATTTTTCATCATGTGCTTTAAGGAATGGATAATCATTCCTGAACTCTGAGGATCCATGGGTTGAGAAGAAGCAGCGTGCTAAAATTCTGTTACGTTTGCTGTCGTGGATCCATAGGGAATTTGACATATTTGCCCTTCTCAGTGCTGCATTTTCACAGATATTTACAAGTGCTTTTCCTTGCAGCTCCTCTTGTAGCTGCCAGCAGAACAGGATCACTGCCCAAAGGACAGTCCCTGGTTTGGACACCATTATGACCCATGGCTGCTGCAGTGACTCAGATGTTGACTAGTTAATTTAAATCCCATATTTGAGGCTCTTGAGTCAGTACAGCTGATGTCTGTGCATCCTGACAACATGCTCTGGTTTTTCTACACAAGTCTGCAATATTTAAATactcccagtgccctgggcagttaCTTTCTCATCACAGGCTGCTCACAACTGTCTGTTACTTTTTGCAAGCTGTTGTGTCACTAATTTCCTACATTCTGTCCTTCCTCTGGCAGTCATCAGTTATGTCCAGCTTTTGGTCTCCCATCACATCTTCAAAATAACTCCATTAATTTTGATAGTTCACACATGTCTTAACAACCCAAATTTATTGACTGTTCCTATTTTGGGACACATTTTGAGAGCCATCTTTTGAGAACCTGAATAATTCTGGATCAATGAGTCTgataaatacatatgtatacatgtatatgtatcttccttttgtttatcagtaaagaaaactggaataaaTTTAATAGAGGGAGAAAAGGCAATTGGTTTCTTTGGTTGTCTGAGGTGAAAGTTGATTTAATAATCATATagggaaagagaacagaaatactttttctggTTTGGGAAACGCTGACATAACATATTCTCTGAACTATgtttaattacattaatttaagTGATGCTTGAAATGTTTCATTCAAGAATATGGACAGAAGTTTACAGATGAATTCAGCCTAAATTAAATCAAATTCTGCCAGTGATATTTGTCATATTTAGTCCCCTGAAGTAGAAATTCTTCCTTTGTGGtgagctgctgcagaagcagctctgtgccttctccctgccctcatCCAGCCTGTTGGAAGGCTGATGGTTATTGCCAGGAGAGTAAGCAACAGGAATTAGTAACTGAGGCCAAGAGTCCtctcagagcagaggaagagccCAGAGTCTTATTCTAATGCTCTTTTTGTACTGAGGTCACCCACTAACTCTCTGGCAAGGGGAAATTAGTGTCTTTGTCATTTTGACAAGGAAGAAAGCAGCTGAGTTGATGCTCACATGGTATCATGTAATTTTTTATGACTGAGAGTAATACAGTAAGCAAAAAATTCTAGAAAACTCCTTAAAGGTTACAGTCAGGGGAAACCAACGTTGCTCTAGACCATGGGCACGTTTAAATGGTGGGTGCTTAGGTCCTTATATTTGCCATTTCTTCCACTGGTTGGAGGAACAAATCTGCTTCatgattttccatttttttgttgctttctagATGGAGAGGAGGAGTGTTTTCAGCGAGAGGAGTAATGCAGCCCAGTACGCCAACTcagatgaggaggaggatggcTACGACTCTCCTAATGTCAAAAGAAGGGGAGCTTCAGTTGATGATTTCCTGAAAGGGTCAGAACTTGGAAAGCAAGTAAGTAGCCTGGTTGTGTTATTGTGTCAGGTGTTTGACataaaacaagtattttctgAAGCTCAGCAGGCTGTTTGTGTCACCTCCTGTTTATTGTGGCTGTGTTGGTAAATCATACAGACAAGCAGAAAATcgtgggcagggaggggtgtgccctgttcctgcaggatgCCAGTGCCTGATGGGACCTGAGTGCACCTGGCATCTCTGCATCCTCATGCCATGCAGCAGGCTTAAGCTCTGGAAACCAAAAAATGAAGATGGAAAAGCTGAAATAGAAGATGTGACAGGACTGTCATGTTTGGGTGCTGGGTTTTTCACTGTGGTGTCACTACTGCATCTGAAAACGTGctgtgggaaaagggaaagtgaGCAGAGTGTCTGTGTTCCAGAAAAGCCATAACCTGTAAGCTAATAACTTAATTACAGAAAACCAACATTGTATATACTTGACATGCTGCAAGGAATAGAAAGATGTTGCCAGAAGAATTTTACACAACTGCACAGCTTTTAGTCTGAtcccactgaaaagaaatacaaaacaatGTATTACATTActttcaagagaaaaataaattctgaaaaaaaggatATTCTCTTATGTCTTGGCTTAGTCAAATCGACCTTTTAGGCAAATACCTGACCTCCCATGTGGAAGGGTCTAGCAACACCATTCCTTCTTGTAGCAGTTCTTAGACTTTCTGGAATTTTGGTTCTGTTTCTTACAGACCTTCAAGCAGTTATAAATGTATGAACATTGCCCCAGATTACCAGTGTTTTAGCCAGTCTATTTCTACAATGTTCAAGCAAAGCTTCAAATGCCATCAGCTACCTCTATATCTTACAAGGGTGGTAACATTCTGCAAGAATTAAATGCTGATCACTCTTAAATTATAATGTGATGTAAGGAACAgctgtgaggaacagctgatgTGAGAATTACCCAAGGGCTTTTTACAATTTGGTCAGCAAGTCCATTGATGCATGAAGGACCTCTTTAAATCAAGGGAATTTAATCAAAGCTAAAACTAGATTTGGTGCTGTGACTGGAGATATATCCTTTTGTGTATCACCTGGGATTAAGACTGGATTTCTTGAATTAGGATCATaaatgggcaaaacagactttaTACATGATGTCTCCACTGGAACAGAGCAGCAAGCCACATGGTATACTCTCTGTGTGGTTCTCACCATGACATTCAAACGTAGGAAATGCTCTGCTCCTCATTGTTGTTATCCAAGGGTTTTCACCTTTACGGGCTGTAAAGATTGTTCTCTCTCCCCTTGCCCATTAGCCTCACTATTGCCATGGGGAAGAGTAccacacagagagcagcagaggctcTGACTTGTCTGATATTAtggaggaagatgaggaagagCTGTACTCGGAGATGCAGATGGAGGATGGAGGAAGGCGGCGGGTCAGCGTGACCTCACACAACACACTCAAGGTAAGTGTGGCTGCAGGGAATCCTCAGGAGCACCTGCATATTTGGAttcttccttcccagctttTCTTGGATTTTTCAGACCATTAAAACTCACACAGTCCTATAGATCTAGAACCAGGCTGCtttattgcatttattcttttttctttcattatttgaTAGCTACTCTTTTAACTAACCGATTATTTTTCTACGTAGAATTGTTGCAGTTGCAGTTTCTGTTCTACATCTGGGGACCTTTCCCATGTCTATGTGAAGATATCTACCCAGAAAATGAGTTTGTTTTGAGCAAGATTTATAGAGACATATGTACATATTGAAAGAAACAACTTATGTTTTCATGTCTGAGTGGTTTTTTCCCCGTAttcagtgccagtgccagctctTCCACAGGCTTTAAATCATTCTTGTAAGAAAGGGAGTTGGATCAGCTGTGATTATCAGTAATCTTTGTGCTGTGGTGATTATTAAGGAATCACCAGAGTGATACAAAGAATCACCAGAGACAGTGGGAAATGCCTATCAAATATTGCTTTAACATTACACAGGAATATGCATCCTGAAAGACAACTTCAATATAACAGTTAAAGCATAAGTAGAATATTGAACCTACCCAATACTAAATACGTATTTCCCATATTATGTTTGTACATGTAAACTGTATTGTTTAATATGTATTGTAATTACACAAATTGTGTTTTCTTAGAAAGCAAAAACCCACaggttgacttttttttttcaacatacTGTAACTTAACTAAAATTGGTATTATTTTCTCATGCATACAAGATTTTTGACCATTCTTGTAACTGCTTTCATGTGCTATAAATTCAGTCTTTTTATTCTGATACCATCTGGAATGAGACAGGTACTTTTTATAAGAAATACTCAGTGATTCTATTATCTCTAACATAAAGGTTGAAACTGAAGTCCTTCTGTGTACTACTTCTGTcccttttctcagggagaaaGAGAATTATCCCTAGACTGTTCTTGTTCTTTATGCATCAGAAGGTGTATTTACTTCTTGGGTTTAAATTAGCATTGCCAGAGTTGATACTTACAAAGAAAGGTTCAGAACCTTAACTGGGGCAGCAAATAATTCTAGACCAGTTAGGTTTTCCAGGCATGCTTCTCTTGATCTATCAAAACTATCATTGTccatactgatttttttttccacttttataGCAGTTTGTCTCAAGTTTCACAAGTAtgatacacattttaaaaaggaatgaaaataggTGAAATAGTCATGAAGTCACTTAGAAAGTTCCTGATGCTGAAAGAGAACAGCATTCAAACCCCAGTGAAGTTTAACATGCTCAGAGAGAGAGATGCTGCTGAAATGATCCTGCCATTATTTATGGGTGCTGTTGTGTTCAGAGAGAGATCTCCCTGATCTGGGCATTAAGTAAAGTAAAAGGAGAGATGATCTCCATGATGGAGAATCAACAAACCCTGTCAGTCCAAACCAACACCTCCTGCATTGTAGTCTCTTGTCTCTTCTCTGAGTCCAGCAAATCACAGGATTCATCTGTCAGACCAACCTGTGGTTTGTGTAAATGGAatagaaaaaattacaaaatagaTCTGTGGAAGCCAAGCTTTAAAAATGGTGCaggatttttttgcattttagaaAGGAAACTAGAACTCCTTTTATGATGTCTGCAGAATGGCTCTCCTCTGGCAGGAGATCTAAGATATTTGCTGCTTACACAGGATGCTTTAACAGATGCAAAGCAAGAAAGTTTGCTAGAGCAGAATTGTCCTTCTCAGATATGgttccaaattaaaattaaatagcaGTTTGGCATGGGGCAGGGAATGTGTTTTAATGCCATTCTCATTCACCATGCTGGAACCTGTGTGCAGCTTTTACTGCTTTGTTTCAAATGCATGGGTTTGTTCTTGTTAAGAGCATCACTCAGTT
Coding sequences within:
- the RIMBP2 gene encoding RIMS-binding protein 2 isoform X9: MREAAERRQQLELEHEQALAVLNAKQQEIELLQKAQVEAKKEHEGAVQLLEAKVRELEEKCRTQSEQFNLLSRELERFRQQAGKIDLLSSNTLASSDLSGSPAKSLSQLMNGIATSIGKGHESPSGSRCVISEFIRPLQISGDKPEQLSVKPTFLSKSRSGTPRCRFDSDMDNDQNSNTSKQRYSGKVHLCIARYSYNPFDGPNENPEAELPLTAGKYLYVYGDMDEDGFYEGELLDGQRGLVPSNFVDFVQDNETRLSSTLSSEQDQNFINHSGPTLEGDLLEISPPSHIDSSVISNGAGTLDVNIDEIGEDIVPYPRKITLIKQLAKSVIVGWEPPVVPPGWGTISSYNVLVDKEIRMNVALGSRTKALIEKLNISACTYRISIQSITNKGNSDELQCTLLVGKDVIVAPSNLKVDNITQISAELSWLPTNSNYSHVIFLNEEEFDIVKAASYKYHFFNLKPNMAYKVKVMAKPHQMPWQLPLEQREKKEAFVEFSTLPAGPPAPPQDVTVRAGSTPGTIQVSWKPPTLTATGTSHGANVTGYGVYAKGQRVAEVIFPTAENTLVELLRLKSLEAKEVTVRTLSAQGESVDSSVAAIPSDLLVPPTPHPRTAPKSKPLASAGAPETKEEHLGPHLKMDESWEQTRSASPAHGHTLEPPSFHGRRSPSPNRILPQPQGTPVPHTVAKAMAREAAQRVAESNRMERRSVFSERSNAAQYANSDEEEDGYDSPNVKRRGASVDDFLKGSELGKQPHYCHGEEYHTESSRGSDLSDIMEEDEEELYSEMQMEDGGRRRVSVTSHNTLKLLGNPASAGRPERVEHAGRRSSHGSAVPQRSRPMLVPSIDGYGGHDHLSPDLYEESETDPGTEDISTRIFVALFDYDPLTMSPNPDAAEEELPFKEGQIIKVYGDKDADGFYRGETCTRIGLIPCNMVSEIQADDEEMMDQLLKQGFLPLNTPIEKIERSRRSGRQQPVTTRRMVALYDYDPRESSPNVDVEAELTFCTGDIITVFGEIDEDGFYYGELNGQKGLVPSNFLEEVPDDVEVFLSDAPSRYVHDTPMRSKAKRKSVHFTP
- the RIMBP2 gene encoding RIMS-binding protein 2 isoform X7; its protein translation is MREAAERRQQLELEHEQALAVLNAKQQEIELLQKAQVEAKKEHEGAVQLLENTLDSMQAKVRELEEKCRTQSEQFNLLSRELERFRQQAGKIDLLSSNTLASSDLSGSPAKSLSQLMNGIATSIGKGHESPSGSRCVISEFIRPLQISGDKPEQLSVKPTFLSKSRSGTPRCRFDSDMDNDQNSNTSKQRYSGKVHLCIARYSYNPFDGPNENPEAELPLTAGKYLYVYGDMDEDGFYEGELLDGQRGLVPSNFVDFVQDNETRLSSTLSSEQDQNFINHSGPTLEGDLLEISPPSHIDSSVISNGAGTLDVNIDEIGEDIVPYPRKITLIKQLAKSVIVGWEPPVVPPGWGTISSYNVLVDKEIRMNVALGSRTKALIEKLNISACTYRISIQSITNKGNSDELQCTLLVGKDVIVAPSNLKVDNITQISAELSWLPTNSNYSHVIFLNEEEFDIVKAASYKYHFFNLKPNMAYKVKVMAKPHQMPWQLPLEQREKKEAFVEFSTLPAGPPAPPQDVTVRAGSTPGTIQVSWKPPTLTATGTSHGANVTGYGVYAKGQRVAEVIFPTAENTLVELLRLKSLEAKEVTVRTLSAQGESVDSSVAAIPSDLLVPPTPHPRTAPKSKPLASAGAPETKEEHLGPHLKMDESWEQTRSASPAHGHTLEPPSFHGRRSPSPNRILPQPQGTPVPHTVAKAMAREAAQRVAESNRMERRSVFSERSNAAQYANSDEEEDGYDSPNVKRRGASVDDFLKGSELGKQPHYCHGEEYHTESSRGSDLSDIMEEDEEELYSEMQMEDGGRRRVSVTSHNTLKLLGNPASAGRPERVEHAGRRSSHGSAVPQRSRPMLVPSIDGYGGHDHLSPDLYEESETDPGTEDISTRIFVALFDYDPLTMSPNPDAAEEELPFKEGQIIKVYGDKDADGFYRGETCTRIGLIPCNMVSEIQADDEEMMDQLLKQGFLPLNTPIEKIERSRRSGRQQPVTTRRMVALYDYDPRESSPNVDVEAELTFCTGDIITVFGEIDEDGFYYGELNGQKGLVPSNFLEEVPDDVEVFLSDAPSRYVHDTPMRSKAKRKKSVHFTP
- the RIMBP2 gene encoding RIMS-binding protein 2 isoform X8, which translates into the protein MREAAERRQQLELEHEQALAVLNAKQQEIELLQKAQVEAKKEHEGAVQLLEAKVRELEEKCRTQSEQFNLLSRELERFRQQAGKIDLLSSNTLASSDLSGSPAKSLSQLMNGIATSIGKGHESPSGSRCVISEFIRPLQISGDKPEQLSVKPTFLSKSRSGTPRCRFDSDMDNDQNSNTSKQRYSGKVHLCIARYSYNPFDGPNENPEAELPLTAGKYLYVYGDMDEDGFYEGELLDGQRGLVPSNFVDFVQDNETRLSSTLSSEQDQNFINHSGPTLEGDLLEISPPSHIDSSVISNGAGTLDVNIDEIGEDIVPYPRKITLIKQLAKSVIVGWEPPVVPPGWGTISSYNVLVDKEIRMNVALGSRTKALIEKLNISACTYRISIQSITNKGNSDELQCTLLVGKDVIVAPSNLKVDNITQISAELSWLPTNSNYSHVIFLNEEEFDIVKAASYKYHFFNLKPNMAYKVKVMAKPHQMPWQLPLEQREKKEAFVEFSTLPAGPPAPPQDVTVRAGSTPGTIQVSWKPPTLTATGTSHGANVTGYGVYAKGQRVAEVIFPTAENTLVELLRLKSLEAKEVTVRTLSAQGESVDSSVAAIPSDLLVPPTPHPRTAPKSKPLASAGAPETKEEHLGPHLKMDESWEQTRSASPAHGHTLEPPSFHGRRSPSPNRILPQPQGTPVPHTVAKAMAREAAQRVAESNRMERRSVFSERSNAAQYANSDEEEDGYDSPNVKRRGASVDDFLKGSELGKQPHYCHGEEYHTESSRGSDLSDIMEEDEEELYSEMQMEDGGRRRVSVTSHNTLKLLGNPASAGRPERVEHAGRRSSHGSAVPQRSRPMLVPSIDGYGGHDHLSPDLYEESETDPGTEDISTRIFVALFDYDPLTMSPNPDAAEEELPFKEGQIIKVYGDKDADGFYRGETCTRIGLIPCNMVSEIQADDEEMMDQLLKQGFLPLNTPIEKIERSRRSGRQQPVTTRRMVALYDYDPRESSPNVDVEAELTFCTGDIITVFGEIDEDGFYYGELNGQKGLVPSNFLEEVPDDVEVFLSDAPSRYVHDTPMRSKAKRKKSVHFTP